Proteins from a genomic interval of Papaver somniferum cultivar HN1 chromosome 4, ASM357369v1, whole genome shotgun sequence:
- the LOC113274341 gene encoding UPF0187 protein At2g45870, chloroplastic-like, translating to MGVLMQFPNSPLPSPESLSSLTLLVALLNSGRLLSNEDLTAPALALLLVFRTEASYSSFEKGRKAWTKVIAGTSEFARQAGTSDTNITIKNALMRFCKRSATSA from the exons ATGGGTGTTCTCATGCAATTCCCGAATTCACCTCTACCTAGTCCCGAAAGTTTGAGCTCTCTGACATTGCTGGTCGCATTGTTGAACTCAGGCAGGCTCCTTAGCAATGAGGATTTAACAGCACCAGCTCTCGCTCTTTTACTAGTATTTCGTACCGAGGCATCTTATTCGAGTTTTGAGAAAGGGAGGAAGGCTTGGACTAAAGTCATCGCTGGGACAAGTGAGTTTGCGCGACAAGCTGGTACGAGTGATACAAATATAACCATAAAGAATGCATTGATGAG ATTTTGTAAAAGATCTGCAACATCTGCTTGA